In Pseudoduganella albidiflava, a single window of DNA contains:
- a CDS encoding efflux RND transporter periplasmic adaptor subunit — protein MSFRRMNFLRFSAAIAFGLLGIHHVHASPGAHGPNGEHLDGQATTSASGLARLPDGSVNVPKLAQRRMVIRTVKAVEGEHPQTVELNGRVTIDPNAGGRVQAPFAGRIAPGPLGLPAAGQTVRKGQVLARLVPVSSAVERGNQEATLADLRAMRALAERRVARLESLEGTVPAKEIDAARAELTSIRGREKAVAGTVRGSEAIVSPADGVIASAQVLAGQIVEARDVLFEVIDPARALVEASTPDVTLASRIASATLPAAPDAKLVLVGGGRSLRDGALPISFRATGKALPLAVGQPVSVLAKLNTTVKGIVLPAEALVRNPANETVVWIKSGALRFIAQPVEVRPLDAHTIVVTRGLSAENRVVVSGSSLINQIR, from the coding sequence ATGAGCTTCCGTCGCATGAACTTCCTTCGATTCTCGGCGGCGATCGCCTTTGGACTGCTCGGCATCCACCATGTCCATGCATCCCCCGGTGCCCACGGCCCGAACGGGGAACACCTGGACGGGCAAGCGACGACGTCCGCCAGCGGCCTGGCCCGCCTGCCGGACGGCAGCGTGAACGTGCCCAAGCTGGCCCAGCGCCGCATGGTGATCCGTACCGTCAAGGCGGTGGAAGGCGAGCACCCGCAGACGGTCGAACTGAACGGCCGCGTGACCATCGACCCCAACGCGGGCGGCCGCGTGCAGGCGCCGTTCGCCGGCCGCATCGCGCCGGGACCACTAGGCTTGCCGGCCGCTGGCCAGACGGTCCGCAAAGGCCAGGTCCTGGCCCGGCTGGTACCGGTGTCCAGTGCCGTGGAGCGCGGCAACCAGGAAGCCACCCTGGCCGACCTGCGTGCCATGCGCGCGCTGGCCGAGCGCCGGGTCGCCCGGCTCGAATCGCTGGAAGGCACCGTGCCCGCGAAGGAGATCGACGCCGCGCGCGCCGAGCTGACGAGCATTCGCGGCCGCGAAAAGGCGGTCGCGGGCACCGTGCGCGGCAGCGAAGCCATCGTGTCGCCGGCCGACGGCGTGATCGCCAGTGCCCAGGTGCTGGCGGGCCAGATCGTCGAAGCCCGCGACGTGCTGTTCGAGGTCATCGATCCCGCGCGCGCGCTGGTCGAGGCGAGCACCCCGGATGTCACGCTGGCCTCCCGTATCGCCTCGGCGACGCTGCCGGCCGCCCCCGACGCAAAACTGGTCCTGGTCGGTGGCGGGCGCAGCCTGCGCGACGGTGCATTGCCGATCAGCTTCCGCGCCACCGGCAAGGCGTTGCCGCTGGCGGTGGGCCAGCCGGTATCGGTACTGGCGAAGCTGAACACGACCGTCAAGGGCATCGTCCTGCCGGCCGAGGCCCTGGTGCGCAATCCGGCGAACGAGACGGTGGTGTGGATCAAGTCGGGGGCGCTGCGTTTCATCGCGCAGCCTGTGGAAGTGCGCCCGCTCGATGCCCACACGATCGTCGTGACCCGTGGACTCTCCGCGGAGAACCGCGTGGTCGTCTCCGGCTCCTCGCTGATCAACCAGATCCGGTAA
- a CDS encoding class 1 fructose-bisphosphatase: protein MKRISLTQHLVEEQRQHHNIPAELRLLIEVVSRACKTIAHSVGKGALGDVLGALESENVQGEVQKKLDVISNEILLEANEWGGHLAAMASEEMETIHLIPNRYPKGEYMLVFDPLDGSSNIDVNVSIGTIFSVIKAPEGMATPTETDFLQPGSKQVAAGYAVYGPQTMLVLTTGNGVNCFTLDREMGSWVLTQRNMQIPPTTREFAINMSNQRHWQPPVQRYIGELLAGSTGPRGADFNMRWIASMVADVHRILNRGGIFMYPADVRDPSKPGKLRLMYEANPMAFIVEQAGGMATDGKHRILDIQPTTLHQRVPVFLGSRDEVAVVTGYHHEGTA from the coding sequence ATGAAACGTATCAGCCTTACCCAACACCTCGTCGAGGAACAGCGCCAGCACCACAATATCCCGGCCGAACTGCGCCTGCTGATCGAAGTGGTCTCGCGTGCCTGCAAGACCATCGCCCACTCGGTGGGCAAGGGCGCCCTCGGTGACGTGCTGGGCGCGCTCGAAAGCGAGAACGTGCAGGGCGAAGTGCAGAAGAAGCTCGACGTGATCTCGAACGAGATCCTGCTCGAAGCGAACGAGTGGGGCGGCCACCTGGCCGCGATGGCCTCCGAAGAGATGGAGACCATCCACCTGATCCCGAACCGCTATCCGAAGGGCGAATACATGCTGGTGTTCGATCCGCTGGACGGCTCGTCGAACATCGACGTCAACGTGTCGATCGGCACCATCTTCTCGGTGATCAAGGCGCCGGAAGGCATGGCGACGCCGACCGAAACGGATTTCCTGCAGCCGGGCAGCAAGCAGGTCGCCGCCGGCTACGCGGTGTACGGCCCGCAGACGATGCTGGTGCTGACCACCGGGAATGGCGTGAACTGCTTCACGCTGGACCGTGAAATGGGTTCCTGGGTGCTCACGCAGCGCAACATGCAGATTCCCCCGACGACCCGGGAATTCGCCATCAACATGTCGAACCAGCGCCACTGGCAGCCGCCGGTGCAGCGCTATATCGGCGAACTGCTGGCCGGCAGCACGGGCCCGCGCGGCGCCGACTTCAACATGCGCTGGATCGCCTCGATGGTGGCCGACGTGCACCGCATCCTCAACCGCGGCGGCATCTTCATGTACCCGGCGGACGTGCGCGACCCCAGCAAGCCGGGCAAGCTGCGCCTGATGTACGAAGCGAACCCGATGGCCTTCATCGTCGAGCAGGCCGGCGGCATGGCCACCGACGGCAAGCACCGCATCCTCGACATCCAGCCGACCACGCTGCACCAGCGCGTGCCCGTGTTCCTGGGCTCGCGCGATGAAGTGGCGGTGGTCACCGGCTATCACCACGAAGGTACCGCGTAA
- the pepN gene encoding aminopeptidase N encodes MRTDSPQTIYRKDYTPPSYLVETVELGFDLDPARTIVANRITLRHNPDSKGGKNEREIVLHGEDIELVALRLNGTELNPGQYILGTNTLTIKKAPLNVVLEIETTCAPEKNTTLSGLYVSNGSFYTQCEAEGFRRITYFPDRPDVMAVFTVMLRADKEKYPVLLSNGNLVEAGDLDDGRHYAKWEDPFKKPSYLFALVAAKLVCQEETFRLADGRDALLQVWVEEGNLDKTDYAMQSLKNSIRWDEERWGLELDLDRFMIVAVGDFNMGAMENKGLNIFNTKFVLANPATATDIDYAGIEAVVGHEYFHNWTGNRVTCRDWFQLSLKEGLTVFRDQEFSADMIGTASGRAVTRIDQVRTLRQAQYPEDAGPMAHPVRPDSFVEINNFYTVTVYEKGAEVVRMYQTLLGREGFRKGMDLYFQRHDEQAVTCDDFRAAMASASGRDLTQFERWYSQAGTPVVTASGEYDAAAHRYVLTLAQRCPPTPGQPEKLPFHIPVAVGLLDGGGRDMPLNPDGDTTVVLELTEARQEFTFDGIAEAPTPSLLRDFSAPVILEYPYTDDELLHLFRHDSDPVNRWEAGQRLAMARLLKLTAAVQAGEVLDLDYTFVSAQRALLLDSTLEAAFREQALILPSESVIADQMEVVDPQAIHHARQFMRRTIAVMLRSELLNAIAANQTPGDYSPDAVSAGKRGLKNLSLAYLLAAPDAFTLDLARRQFNEATNMTDRASALTALIHSGADVEAQLQAFYDQFKGEALVVDKWFAMQASAPTTTVARVRELMGHPAFTLRTPNRARSLLFSFTNNNPSQFHAKDGSGYEFWAEHVVKLDALNPQVAARFARSMDRWRRYAPELQAHMRRALERVAGAPKLSNDVMEVVSKALAN; translated from the coding sequence ATGAGAACCGACAGCCCGCAGACGATTTACCGCAAGGATTACACGCCGCCCAGCTACCTCGTTGAAACGGTGGAACTGGGTTTCGATCTCGACCCCGCCCGCACGATCGTCGCCAACCGGATCACGCTCCGCCACAATCCCGACAGCAAGGGCGGCAAGAACGAGCGCGAGATCGTCCTGCACGGCGAGGACATCGAACTGGTGGCGCTGAGGCTGAACGGTACCGAACTGAACCCAGGCCAGTACATATTGGGGACGAACACGCTGACCATCAAGAAGGCGCCGTTGAACGTTGTCCTGGAAATCGAGACCACCTGCGCGCCGGAAAAGAACACCACGCTTTCCGGGCTGTATGTGTCGAACGGCAGCTTCTACACGCAATGCGAGGCGGAAGGCTTCCGCCGCATCACCTATTTCCCCGACCGGCCGGACGTGATGGCCGTGTTCACCGTGATGCTACGCGCCGACAAGGAAAAATACCCGGTGCTGCTGTCGAACGGCAACCTGGTGGAAGCGGGCGACCTCGACGACGGCCGCCATTACGCCAAGTGGGAAGACCCGTTCAAGAAGCCGTCATACCTGTTCGCGCTGGTGGCCGCGAAACTGGTCTGCCAGGAAGAAACCTTCAGGCTGGCCGATGGCCGCGATGCGCTGCTGCAGGTATGGGTCGAGGAAGGCAATCTCGACAAGACCGACTACGCCATGCAGTCGCTGAAGAACTCGATCCGCTGGGACGAGGAGCGCTGGGGCCTCGAGCTCGACCTGGACCGCTTCATGATCGTCGCCGTCGGCGATTTCAACATGGGCGCGATGGAAAACAAGGGCCTGAACATCTTCAACACCAAGTTCGTGCTGGCCAATCCGGCCACCGCCACGGACATCGACTATGCCGGCATCGAAGCCGTGGTCGGCCATGAATACTTCCACAACTGGACCGGCAACCGGGTCACGTGCCGCGACTGGTTCCAGCTGTCGCTGAAGGAAGGCCTGACCGTGTTCCGCGACCAGGAATTCTCGGCCGACATGATCGGCACGGCCAGCGGCCGCGCCGTCACCCGCATCGACCAGGTGCGCACGCTGCGCCAGGCCCAGTACCCGGAAGACGCCGGCCCGATGGCGCACCCGGTGCGCCCGGATTCCTTCGTGGAGATTAACAATTTCTACACGGTGACCGTGTATGAAAAGGGTGCCGAAGTGGTGCGCATGTACCAGACCCTGCTGGGCCGCGAAGGCTTCCGCAAGGGCATGGACCTGTACTTCCAGCGCCATGACGAACAGGCCGTCACGTGCGACGATTTCCGCGCCGCGATGGCATCCGCCAGCGGCCGCGACCTCACGCAGTTCGAGCGCTGGTACAGCCAGGCCGGCACGCCGGTCGTCACCGCCAGCGGCGAGTACGATGCCGCCGCGCACCGCTATGTGCTGACGCTGGCGCAACGGTGCCCGCCGACCCCCGGCCAGCCGGAAAAGCTGCCGTTCCATATTCCCGTGGCCGTTGGCCTGCTGGACGGCGGCGGCCGCGACATGCCGCTGAACCCGGATGGCGACACCACGGTGGTGCTGGAACTGACCGAAGCACGGCAGGAATTCACCTTCGACGGCATTGCCGAAGCGCCCACGCCATCGCTGCTGCGCGATTTCTCGGCCCCCGTGATCCTCGAATACCCGTACACGGACGACGAACTGCTGCACCTGTTCCGCCATGACAGCGACCCGGTGAACCGCTGGGAAGCCGGGCAGCGCCTCGCCATGGCGCGCCTGCTCAAGCTGACCGCCGCCGTGCAGGCGGGCGAAGTGCTCGACCTGGACTACACCTTCGTCTCGGCGCAGCGCGCGCTGCTGCTCGACAGCACGCTGGAAGCGGCATTCCGCGAGCAGGCGCTGATCCTGCCATCCGAATCCGTGATTGCGGACCAGATGGAGGTGGTCGATCCGCAGGCCATCCACCACGCCCGCCAGTTCATGCGCAGGACCATTGCCGTCATGCTGCGCAGCGAGTTGTTGAACGCCATCGCGGCCAACCAGACGCCGGGCGACTACAGCCCGGACGCCGTCTCGGCCGGCAAGCGCGGCCTGAAGAACCTGTCGCTTGCCTACCTGCTGGCCGCGCCGGACGCCTTCACGCTCGACCTGGCGCGCCGCCAGTTCAACGAAGCGACCAACATGACCGACCGCGCATCGGCGCTGACGGCGCTGATCCACAGCGGCGCCGATGTCGAAGCGCAGCTGCAGGCGTTCTACGACCAGTTCAAGGGCGAGGCGCTGGTGGTCGACAAGTGGTTCGCCATGCAGGCCAGCGCGCCGACCACCACCGTGGCGCGCGTGCGCGAGCTGATGGGGCACCCGGCCTTCACGCTGCGCACGCCGAACCGCGCGCGCAGCCTGCTGTTCAGCTTTACCAACAACAACCCGTCGCAATTCCACGCCAAGGATGGCAGCGGCTATGAATTCTGGGCCGAGCACGTGGTCAAGCTCGATGCGCTGAACCCGCAGGTGGCGGCCCGCTTCGCGCGCAGCATGGACCGCTGGCGCCGCTATGCGCCCGAGCTGCAGGCGCACATGCGCCGCGCACTGGAACGGGTGGCCGGCGCGCCGAAGCTGTCGAACGACGTGATGGAAGTAGTCTCGAAAGCACTGGCGAACTGA
- a CDS encoding efflux RND transporter permease subunit produces MFNAIVRFSLHNRLLVLAAAVLLMVYGAFTARRTPIDVFPDLNKPVVTVLSEAGGMAPEEVEQLVSFPLETSLNGMPGVTRVRSVSGVGLSIVYAEFDWDTDVYRNRQLVAERLSLVREQLPAGVNPVMGPVSSIMGEIMLIALPIDLAKTDPMKAREYADFVLRPRLLSIPGVSQVIPIGGDVRQLRIEPDTARMAQYGITLGQLTSALQGFASNTSGGFIDLNSREYLIRNLGRTTRLEDARGLPVAYRNGTPVLLEQVAQVRHAPAFKRGDAGMNGRPAVIVSVQKQPAGDTVQLTRQIEAALGELRQGLPAGLSAPEILFRQADFIESSIGNVVEALRDGAILVAVVLFAFLLSARSTVISLVAIPLSLAVTALAFHLLGQSINVMTLGGLAIAIGELVDDAVVDVENILRRLRQRPEGTSVLETIWHASVEVRSGIVYATVIVVLVFVPLFALPGIEGRLFAPLGIAYITSILASMLVSMTVTPVLSMVLLPRMKRLQHADSPLVRWLKRHDERLLHWSLPRARGVLAIAVIAVVAAVASVPFFPRAFLPAFNEGSLVMGMTFTPGTSLAEANRMGALAETLIGQVPEVIKVGRRTGRAELDEHAEGVHSSEIDVDLKPSERSREQVMAAIRSQLSVIPASVAIGQPISHRLDHLLSGVRAQVALKIYGDDIDTLRGLAETLRTRLAGVPGLVDLSVERQVLIPQIKIRVDYRKAAQAGLPAGQVLAAIEAMSEGTKVTQVIDGARRYDLVVRLADAHRTPQDLERLMLDTPSGRLPLASIATVEESDGPNQIGRENGRRRIVVYANTDGSSMSRIIGDVRGAVAATPLPGGYFISIEGQFQAQEAAQRLIAGLSLASLVLIFLVLYTRYRSGVLAAVIMANIPFALVGSVAAMWLAGVSLSVASMVGFITLAGIATRNGILKISHYINLCKFEGESFGWPMIVRGSLERLTPVLMTALVAAFALVPLLLAADAPGKEILHPVAVVIFGGLVSSTLLDSLLTPLIFWLVGRKPLEAVLARSGEESY; encoded by the coding sequence ATGTTCAATGCAATCGTCCGTTTCAGCCTGCACAACCGGCTGCTGGTCCTGGCCGCCGCCGTGCTGCTGATGGTGTACGGCGCCTTTACGGCCCGGCGCACGCCGATCGACGTGTTCCCGGACCTGAACAAGCCGGTCGTCACCGTGCTGAGCGAGGCCGGCGGCATGGCACCCGAAGAAGTGGAGCAGCTGGTGTCGTTCCCGCTGGAGACCAGCCTGAACGGCATGCCCGGCGTGACCCGCGTGCGTTCCGTGTCCGGTGTCGGCCTGTCGATCGTCTACGCGGAATTCGACTGGGATACCGACGTGTACCGCAACCGCCAGCTCGTCGCAGAACGGCTGTCGCTGGTGCGCGAACAACTGCCTGCCGGCGTGAACCCGGTGATGGGACCGGTGTCGTCGATCATGGGCGAGATCATGCTGATCGCACTGCCCATCGACCTGGCCAAGACCGATCCGATGAAGGCGCGCGAGTACGCCGACTTCGTGTTGCGCCCGCGCCTGCTGTCGATTCCCGGTGTATCGCAAGTGATTCCGATCGGTGGCGACGTACGCCAGTTGCGCATCGAGCCCGACACGGCGCGCATGGCGCAATACGGCATCACGCTGGGCCAGCTGACCAGTGCGCTGCAGGGGTTCGCGTCGAACACCAGCGGCGGCTTCATCGACCTGAACAGCCGTGAGTACCTGATCCGCAACCTGGGGCGCACCACGCGGCTGGAAGATGCACGCGGCCTCCCGGTAGCCTATCGCAATGGCACGCCGGTCCTGCTCGAGCAGGTGGCGCAGGTACGCCATGCGCCCGCGTTCAAGCGCGGCGACGCCGGCATGAACGGCCGGCCGGCCGTGATCGTCAGCGTCCAGAAGCAGCCCGCCGGCGACACGGTGCAGCTCACGCGCCAGATCGAGGCCGCACTGGGCGAGCTGCGCCAGGGCCTGCCCGCCGGGCTCTCGGCGCCCGAAATCCTGTTCCGGCAAGCCGACTTCATCGAATCCTCGATCGGCAACGTGGTCGAGGCACTGCGCGACGGCGCGATCCTGGTCGCTGTCGTGCTGTTCGCATTCCTGCTGAGCGCGCGCAGCACCGTCATTTCCCTTGTCGCGATCCCCCTGTCGCTGGCCGTGACCGCGCTGGCGTTCCACCTGCTGGGGCAGTCGATCAACGTGATGACCCTGGGCGGCCTGGCGATCGCGATCGGCGAACTGGTGGACGATGCCGTGGTCGATGTCGAGAACATCCTGCGCCGCTTGCGGCAGCGGCCGGAAGGCACTTCCGTGCTGGAGACAATCTGGCATGCCTCGGTCGAGGTCCGCTCCGGCATCGTCTATGCGACCGTCATCGTGGTGCTGGTGTTCGTACCGCTGTTCGCCTTGCCCGGCATCGAGGGCCGGCTGTTCGCGCCGCTGGGCATTGCCTACATCACGTCGATCCTGGCCTCCATGCTGGTCTCGATGACGGTCACGCCGGTGCTGTCGATGGTCCTGCTACCCCGCATGAAGCGCTTGCAGCATGCCGACAGCCCGCTGGTGCGCTGGCTCAAGCGGCACGACGAACGGCTGCTGCACTGGTCGCTGCCGCGCGCGCGCGGCGTACTCGCCATTGCCGTGATCGCAGTGGTTGCCGCGGTGGCGTCGGTGCCGTTCTTCCCCCGCGCGTTCCTGCCGGCGTTCAACGAAGGCTCGCTGGTGATGGGCATGACGTTTACGCCCGGCACGTCGCTGGCGGAAGCAAACCGGATGGGCGCGCTGGCCGAGACCTTGATCGGGCAAGTGCCGGAAGTGATCAAGGTGGGCCGCCGCACGGGCCGCGCGGAACTGGATGAACATGCCGAGGGCGTGCACTCTTCCGAGATCGACGTGGACCTGAAACCGTCGGAGCGCTCGCGCGAACAGGTGATGGCGGCGATCCGCTCGCAACTGTCCGTCATCCCGGCATCGGTCGCCATCGGCCAGCCGATTTCGCACCGCCTCGATCACCTGCTCTCCGGCGTGCGCGCGCAGGTCGCGCTGAAGATCTACGGCGACGACATCGACACGCTGCGCGGCCTGGCGGAAACGCTGCGCACGCGCCTGGCCGGCGTGCCGGGACTGGTCGACCTGTCCGTGGAGCGGCAGGTGCTGATCCCGCAGATCAAGATCCGCGTCGACTACCGCAAGGCGGCGCAGGCCGGTCTCCCGGCGGGCCAGGTGCTTGCGGCGATCGAAGCCATGTCCGAGGGCACCAAGGTAACGCAGGTGATCGACGGCGCGCGCCGCTATGACCTGGTGGTGCGGCTGGCCGATGCGCACCGTACCCCGCAGGACCTGGAACGCCTGATGCTGGACACGCCATCCGGCCGGTTGCCGCTGGCATCGATCGCCACCGTCGAGGAAAGCGATGGCCCGAACCAGATCGGCCGGGAAAACGGCCGGCGCCGTATCGTGGTGTATGCGAACACGGACGGCTCCAGCATGTCGCGCATCATTGGCGACGTGCGCGGCGCGGTCGCGGCCACGCCGCTGCCGGGTGGCTATTTCATCAGCATCGAAGGCCAGTTCCAGGCGCAGGAGGCGGCGCAGCGGCTGATCGCCGGCCTGTCGCTCGCTTCACTGGTGCTGATCTTCCTGGTGCTGTACACGCGCTATCGCTCGGGCGTGCTGGCAGCGGTCATCATGGCCAACATCCCCTTCGCGCTGGTCGGCAGCGTGGCGGCGATGTGGCTGGCCGGGGTGTCGCTGTCGGTCGCCTCGATGGTGGGCTTCATCACCCTGGCCGGTATCGCCACGCGCAACGGCATCCTGAAGATCAGCCATTACATCAACCTGTGCAAGTTCGAGGGCGAGTCCTTCGGCTGGCCGATGATCGTGCGCGGTTCCCTGGAACGGCTGACGCCCGTGCTGATGACGGCACTGGTCGCGGCATTCGCCCTGGTGCCGCTGCTGCTGGCGGCCGACGCACCGGGCAAGGAAATCCTGCACCCCGTGGCAGTCGTGATCTTCGGCGGGTTGGTCAGCTCGACGCTGCTCGATTCGTTGCTGACGCCATTGATCTTCTGGCTGGTGGGCAGGAAGCCCCTCGAAGCGGTACTGGCACGCAGCGGCGAGGAAAGCTATTGA
- a CDS encoding TolC family protein has translation MRLTRLPFYLVAAACLLPPLSIAQSSAQSTPAPTLHELVESAWQRAPLARTLAARQQETAAARDIAGSWLAAAPTLGMADRSDRWTDQRNARETEVSLSAPIVLPGQHGARRQLAERAGEELDAQLRQARLAIAGEVRTRLWEAAAAREVLAEKRDHLHHMEELAADVERRVKAGDLARSDALLARQEVLAATMDVALARGRAGEALARFRLVTGAATLPALEPETLPAETAATHHARLRAAQAAETRARAAVELASASRQAAPVVALSMRRERDGNMPGVDRSIGIALQIPLSGKLRNRPAEALAGTQLATAAAELEQTRATVDADLALAQDQLANARAALDAATARAAALREHTALFEHAFRQGEKPLADLLRSRALTHEAEVAIRQQRVALALAHAQMNQAFGILP, from the coding sequence ATGCGTCTTACACGCCTGCCCTTTTATCTGGTGGCTGCCGCCTGCCTGCTGCCGCCCCTTTCCATCGCGCAGTCCAGCGCGCAGTCCACGCCCGCGCCGACCCTGCACGAACTGGTCGAGTCCGCATGGCAGCGCGCGCCGCTGGCCCGCACGCTGGCCGCCCGCCAGCAGGAAACCGCCGCCGCGCGCGACATTGCCGGGTCGTGGCTGGCGGCCGCGCCCACGCTCGGCATGGCGGACCGCTCCGACCGGTGGACCGACCAGCGCAACGCCCGCGAGACGGAAGTGTCGCTGTCCGCCCCCATCGTGCTGCCCGGCCAGCACGGCGCGCGCCGCCAGCTGGCGGAACGGGCCGGCGAAGAGCTCGATGCCCAGCTGCGCCAGGCCCGGCTGGCCATTGCCGGGGAGGTCCGCACGCGGCTGTGGGAAGCGGCCGCCGCCCGCGAGGTGCTGGCCGAGAAGCGCGACCACCTGCACCACATGGAAGAGCTGGCGGCCGATGTCGAACGCCGCGTCAAGGCGGGCGACCTGGCCCGCAGCGATGCCCTGCTGGCCCGGCAGGAAGTGCTGGCGGCCACCATGGATGTCGCCCTGGCGCGCGGCCGTGCCGGCGAAGCGCTGGCGCGCTTCCGGCTGGTCACCGGCGCAGCCACCCTGCCCGCGCTGGAACCCGAAACACTGCCGGCTGAAACGGCCGCGACGCATCATGCGCGGCTGCGGGCGGCGCAGGCAGCGGAGACGCGCGCCCGCGCGGCCGTCGAGCTGGCATCGGCCAGCCGGCAGGCCGCGCCGGTCGTTGCGCTGTCCATGCGCCGCGAGCGCGACGGCAACATGCCGGGCGTTGACCGCAGCATCGGCATCGCGCTGCAGATCCCCCTGTCCGGCAAGCTGCGCAACCGCCCGGCCGAAGCACTGGCGGGCACGCAGCTGGCGACCGCCGCCGCCGAGCTGGAGCAGACCCGCGCCACCGTGGACGCCGACCTGGCGCTCGCGCAGGACCAACTGGCCAATGCGCGCGCCGCGCTCGATGCCGCCACGGCACGCGCCGCCGCGCTGCGCGAGCACACCGCGTTGTTCGAGCATGCGTTCCGGCAGGGTGAAAAGCCGCTGGCCGACCTGCTGCGCTCGCGCGCACTGACCCACGAAGCCGAAGTGGCGATCCGCCAGCAGCGCGTCGCGCTGGCCCTCGCCCACGCCCAGATGAACCAAGCTTTTGGAATCCTCCCATGA